A stretch of Hydrotalea sp. DNA encodes these proteins:
- the tsf gene encoding translation elongation factor Ts yields the protein MSNITAATVKSLREKTGAGMLDCKKALDECGGDIEKSIDWLRKKGLSAAAKKSGRVAAEGLVGMMTNDSTTSGVLVEVNAETDFVARNDMFQQLVDDAVQMAMKMDMEKGDSNEALKTALAPAITNLIATIGENMNFRRAKKLSVDKGVIASYMHNALKPNAGKIGVLVALESTGDKTKLQELGKKLAMHIAAASPSYLNAGSVPADVIAREKTVLAEQAKTSGKPEAVIEKMVQGRIQKFYEEVALLEQTFIFDNETKITKMLENAEKEIGAKVAVKDFALFRLGEGIEKKQDDFAAEVASMAKN from the coding sequence ATGAGCAACATTACCGCCGCCACCGTTAAATCGTTACGCGAAAAAACCGGCGCGGGCATGCTGGATTGTAAAAAAGCGTTGGACGAATGCGGTGGCGATATTGAAAAATCTATCGACTGGCTCCGTAAAAAAGGCCTAAGCGCGGCGGCGAAAAAATCGGGCCGCGTCGCGGCCGAGGGGTTGGTCGGCATGATGACCAACGACTCAACGACCAGCGGCGTGCTGGTCGAGGTTAATGCCGAAACCGATTTCGTGGCGCGCAACGACATGTTCCAACAATTGGTCGACGACGCGGTGCAGATGGCGATGAAAATGGACATGGAAAAGGGCGACAGCAACGAGGCATTAAAAACCGCCCTGGCGCCGGCCATCACCAATTTGATTGCCACCATCGGCGAGAACATGAATTTCCGCCGCGCCAAAAAATTGAGCGTCGATAAGGGCGTTATCGCCAGTTACATGCACAATGCGTTGAAACCCAACGCTGGAAAAATCGGCGTCTTGGTGGCGTTGGAATCGACCGGTGACAAAACAAAATTGCAAGAATTGGGAAAAAAATTGGCGATGCATATTGCCGCCGCCAGCCCCAGTTACCTGAACGCGGGCTCCGTGCCGGCCGATGTTATTGCCCGCGAAAAAACCGTGCTGGCCGAACAGGCCAAAACATCGGGCAAGCCCGAGGCGGTGATTGAAAAAATGGTGCAGGGCCGCATTCAAAAATTTTATGAAGAGGTTGCCTTGCTAGAGCAAACATTTATTTTCGACAACGAAACCAAAATTACCAAAATGCTCGAAAATGCCGAAAAAGAAATCGGCGCGAAGGTGGCGGTGAAGGATTTTGCGCTGTTCCGTTTGGGCGAAGGTATCGAAAAAAAACAAGATGATTTCGCGG
- the rpsB gene encoding 30S ribosomal protein S2: MEDLFSAGCHFGHATHRWNPKMKPYIFGIRGGVHIIDLDKTVVAMNNALKAIYDTTARGGRVLFVGTKMQSQNEVMEAAVRSGQYYVNARWLGGMMTNWKTISQSVKRFKDLENKLAGDLTGYTKKERLNMERDVAKLRQNLGGIKEMYSVPDMLISLDTIKEEIAIQEAVVLGIPVVAICDSNSSPTGVTYPIPGNDDATRAIKLYCDVFARTILAGIEKSIATGGGDLGERTDVTQESKDETKDGDRRDDRRGDRRGDRRNDGRDGRRGGKFDGKSNDKTAKVEAKVEAKADEAKVETKVEPTAEAAPVAPTADNAADKKSDKKSGGKKTLSVKK; the protein is encoded by the coding sequence CTGGAAGACCTATTTTCGGCCGGTTGCCACTTTGGCCATGCCACCCATCGGTGGAACCCGAAAATGAAACCTTATATTTTTGGCATTCGCGGCGGGGTTCATATTATTGACCTTGATAAAACCGTTGTCGCCATGAACAATGCCCTGAAAGCAATTTACGACACCACCGCACGTGGCGGTCGCGTGTTATTTGTCGGCACCAAAATGCAATCGCAAAATGAAGTGATGGAGGCGGCGGTGCGCTCTGGCCAATATTATGTCAACGCACGTTGGCTGGGTGGCATGATGACCAATTGGAAAACCATTTCGCAATCGGTCAAACGTTTTAAAGATTTGGAAAACAAATTGGCCGGCGATTTAACCGGCTACACCAAAAAAGAACGTCTCAACATGGAACGCGATGTTGCCAAGTTGCGGCAGAATTTGGGCGGGATTAAAGAAATGTATAGCGTGCCCGACATGCTTATCAGCCTTGATACCATCAAGGAAGAAATTGCCATTCAGGAGGCAGTCGTCCTCGGTATTCCGGTCGTCGCGATTTGCGATTCCAATTCTAGCCCGACCGGTGTTACCTACCCCATTCCCGGCAACGACGACGCGACGCGCGCCATAAAACTTTATTGCGATGTTTTCGCCCGCACCATTTTGGCCGGTATCGAAAAATCTATCGCGACCGGTGGTGGCGATTTGGGCGAACGCACCGATGTTACCCAAGAATCGAAAGACGAAACCAAAGACGGCGACCGCCGTGATGACCGCCGTGGCGATAGACGTGGCGACCGCCGTAACGACGGCCGCGATGGCCGACGTGGTGGCAAGTTCGATGGCAAGTCGAATGATAAAACCGCCAAGGTTGAGGCGAAAGTTGAAGCTAAGGCTGATGAGGCAAAAGTCGAAACCAAAGTTGAGCCAACCGCCGAAGCCGCGCCCGTTGCCCCGACCGCCGATAATGCGGCCGATAAAAAATCAGACAAAAAATCTGGTGGCAAAAAAACCCTTTCCGTAAAAAAATAA